The sequence acctcttatatgcatttgtcctgtgagacatctTGTCTCATCAATATTATTCTCTGTGTGCTTTCCACAGCAGTTGGCTCCAGGCCCACTATGGACTTCCGTACGCGAGACCAATCCTGGCTCTCGCAGATTAACGAGGTTTTTAAAGAGAATCCAAATGTGCTTTTAGATACCAACGGTAGAGATATTAGGGAATGTATTAATAGATTAAAAGAGCTGTTAAAACAAAGAACCAGAATATGGTGGAATAGGGCCTTTCTGGACCGATATTTGACTAAAGGCCTCATACCCAGAGGACTTAGAGTCCAGGTTTTTCCCTCATTCCCTATAGAGGACGAAACCTTTAAGAATAAATGGGAGGAACTATCCGCTACATGCTCAAAAGGCTATATGGGTTTACTGGTTCAAGCAAACTCAAAAACTCTAATCGAACTGGAGAATGAGATTGAAGAAATTCAGAACAAAATTAAAAAAGATCTATCAAATGAGGCACTGGAGAAACTGAACACTGACCTTGACAAAGAATTCCAAAAATGGGAGCAGGAAATTTGCTCCATTAAAACTACCAAATTTCAGAGAGATACTAATGACTTTTCACAAAATAGAGTCTATAAGTGGCG is a genomic window of Rhinoderma darwinii isolate aRhiDar2 chromosome 7, aRhiDar2.hap1, whole genome shotgun sequence containing:
- the LOC142657838 gene encoding uncharacterized protein LOC142657838 → MDFRTRDQSWLSQINEVFKENPNVLLDTNGRDIRECINRLKELLKQRTRIWWNRAFLDRYLTKGLIPRGLRVQVFPSFPIEDETFKNKWEELSATCSKGYMGLLVQANSKTLIELENEIEEIQNKIKKDLSNEALEKLNTDLDKEFQKWEQEICSIKTTKFQRDTNDFSQNRVYKWRRQRSHSFSRSRSGSVSSVASNDELVRERRNGDTSQNYQESTFPRRNRERQATKRKTTSAFQGGKKYKNSLEH